The Oreochromis niloticus isolate F11D_XX linkage group LG2, O_niloticus_UMD_NMBU, whole genome shotgun sequence genome includes a region encoding these proteins:
- the LOC100701029 gene encoding LON peptidase N-terminal domain and RING finger protein 3 encodes MGTESESMLHLAAEAFKSKNFDLAADIYECQLACLGDPESRRELMVKRADALAFGGKFTEAFDVYRQASEIERLRPAHLANLIEYLSGTIRRQDGGERQRGNPYRAKEAGAAVCPGAGATGCGYEDFSCRICLSFLFEPVTLTCGHCFCKKCLERERKEKERPVVCKECKNVSAVSDSLSLRVNVVLSNLLAKWFPTQYQAGQLRREGNGLYAEKKMEAALEKYNQAILTAPTDHILFSNRSQIHSSLKRHEKALMDAEMACRLMPHWPKGHIRKGQALVSLGRTEEALREYLVCLSIEPDCKLAKTEAHKILSDLLAPVRDQVPEHISDYSYILSSRAHIKNSISAPFHTLSPGSLSPESYLTSTLPAPERSPKENQSKSQGGAEARRFDQCFLTKRKRRISEEEAKVELHGENNDHKRSKSEPNEEPEYLSSVDDDLFDPADLECPLCMRLFYEPVTTPCGHAFCLQCLERCLDHNPKCPLCKEDMSEYLVQRKYCKTVIIENLISKYLPSELMERQKIHLEEMAELSNLNKNVPIFVCTMAFPTVPCPLHIFEPCYRLMIRRCMETGTNCFGMCLGDDLKGFADYGCLLEIRDVKFFSDGRSVVDTIGKRRFKVIQHSERDGYNTADIEYLEDVKVEGVAERELQCLHDVVYEQAVYWVNSLKAEQKARIEGHFGPMPDKDSELQASPNGPSWCWWLLAVLPLEGRAQLPFLALTSLRDRLSGIRKVLLFMSQNRSR; translated from the exons ATGGGGACGGAGAGTGAGAGCATGCTGCATCTCGCAGCAGAGGCTTTCAAGTCGAAAAACTTCGACCTGGCCGCGGACATCTACGAGTGCCAGCTGGCGTGTCTCGGAGATCCGGAGAGCCGGCGGGAGCTGATGGTGAAGCGGGCTGACGCGCTCGCGTTCGGGGGGAAATTCACGGAAGCTTTTGATGTGTACCGGCAAGCCTCGGAGATAGAGAGGCTGAGACCCGCTCACCTGGCCAACCTCATAGAGTACCTGTCGGGTACTATACGGAGGCAAGACGGGGGTGAGAGGCAGCGGGGCAACCCGTACAGGGCAAAGGAGGCAGGCGCGGCTGTGTGCCCGGGAGCGGGTGCCACAGGTTGCGGGTATGAAGACTTCTCCTGCCGGATATGCCTGAGCTTTCTGTTCGAGCCGGTGACTCTGACGTGCGGTCACTGCTTTTGTAAAAAGTGTctggagagggagaggaaagagaaggagcGACCGGTGGTGTGTAAGGAGTGCAAGAATGTCTCAGCAGTGAGCGACAGCCTAAGTCTCAGGGTGAATGTGGTCCTCAGCAACCTGCTGGCCAAGTGGTTCCCCACCCAGTACCAGGCCGGCCAGCTGAGGCGGGAGGGCAACGGGCTGTACGCCGAGAAGAAGATGGAAGCTGCCCTGGAGAAGTATAACCAAGCAATACTCACAG CACCAACAGACCACATACTGTTTAGTAACCGCTCCCAGATCCACTCGAGCCTGAAACGACACGAAAAGGCTCTGATGGACGCTGAGATGGCCTGTAGACTGATGCCTCACTGGCCCAAG GGTCACATTCGTAAGGGCCAGGCCCTGGTGTCATTGGGCAGGACTGAGGAGGCTCTAAGAGAGTACCTAGTGTGTCTGTCCATAGAGCCTGACTGTAAACTTGCTAAGACTGAGGCTCACAAG atcCTGAGTGATCTGCTGGCTCCAGTCAGAGATCAGGTCCCTGAACACATCTCTGACTACTCCTATATACTGTCTTCCAGAGCACACATCAAAAACAGCATCAGTGCTCCCTTCCAT ACCCTTAGTCCCGGATCGCTGTCTCCAGAGTCTTATCTTACCTCGACTCTCCCTGCACCAGAGAGGTCACCAAAGGAGAATCAAAGCAAAAGTCAGGGGGGGGCAGAGGCCAGGAGGTTTGACCAGTGCTTCCTTACCAAACGGAAACGAAGGATTTCAGAAGAGGAGGCGAAGGTGGAGCTTCACGGGGAGAACAACGATCACAAGAGATCCAAATCTG AGCCAAACGAGGAGCCGGAATATTTGAGCTCTGTGGATGACGACCTCTTTGACCCCGCAGATCTGGAGTGTCCCCTTTGTATGAG ACTGTTCTATGAACCAGTGACAACACCGTGTGGGCACGCTTTCTGCCTTCAGTGTTTGGAGAGATGTCTGGACCATAACCCAAAGTGTCCCCTTTGTAAAGAGGATATGTCTGAG TATCTGGTCCAGAGGAAATACTGTAAGACGGTAATAATTGAGAACCTGATATCGAAGTATCTTCCCTCTGAGCTCATGGAAAGACAGAAAATCCACCTGGAGGAGATGGCTGAGCTCTCCAA TCTTAACAAGAATGTGCCTATATTCGTGTGCACCATGGCCTTCCCTACTGTGCCGTGCCCTCTCCATATCTTCGAGCCCTGCTACAGACTGATGATTCGCCGATGCATGGAGACGGGCACCAACTGCTTTGGCATGTGTCTGGGAGATGACCTCAAAGG GTTTGCTGACTACGGGTGCCTACTGGAGATCCGCGATGTCAAGTTCTTCTCCGACGGCCGTTCGGTTGTGGACACAATAGGCAAACGGAGGTTTAAAGTAATTCAGCACAGTGAGAGGGACGGCTACAACACAGCTGATATAGAGTACCTGGAAGATGTTAAG GTGGAGGGCGTAGCAGAGCGCGAGCTGCAGTGTCTGCATGACGTGGTGTACGAGCAGGCCGTGTATTGGGTCAACTCTCTGAAAGCTGAGCAGAAAGCTCGCATTGAAGGCCACTTCGGACCAATGCCTGACAAAGACTCTGAACTTCAG GCCAGCCCTAACGGTCCCTCGTGGTGTTGGTGGTTACTAGCAGTTCTTCCTTTAGAGGGCCGAGCTCAGCTACCGTTCCTCGCCCTCACGTCTCTGAGAGACCGTCTCAGCGGCATCCGCAAGGTGCTGCTCTTCATGTCGCAGAACAGGAGCCGGTGA